The Vicinamibacterales bacterium genomic sequence CTCCACTTCCTCCTCGATCGACGACGACACCGCCGAGTTCCCGATGTTCGCGTTGATCTTCACGAGGAAGTGCCGGCCGATGATCATCGGCTCCAGCTCCAGGTGGTTGACGTTGGCGGGGATGATCGCCCGGCCGCGGGCGACCTCGTCGCGGACGAACTCGGACGGCAGGCCCTCGCGCGCGGCGATGAACGCCATCTCCGGCGTGATCTCGCCCTTCCTGGCGAAGTGGAGCTGCGTGGGCGACGGATGTCCGCGCCGGGGCGCCACCCAGGCCTCGCGAAGCTTGGGCAGGCCGTGGCGCACGTCGTCCGCCCTGGGGCCGCTCGTGTCGTACAGGCGGATGGCAGGCTCGTCACCGCCCAGCCGCACCTCGCGCATCGGCACCCGAATGGGCACCGGGCCGTGCGGCGTCTCCGCGACCGACTCGTCGAACACCCGGAAGCTGTTCGGGAACGCGTCGGCGTAGTCGCCCGACGCCGGATTTTCTGGCGTGCTCATGTCCGCTCTCCCTACGCCCGCGTGAACGGGATCAGGTTCCAAGGGTGCGCTCTCAACTCTCCCGGCCCCGAGCCCCGGATCCCGGGCCCCTGGGGTGTCAGGGAGAATGCCCCTGGCGGTCGTCCGCCGCCCCACGCGGCTCTCCCGCCGCACTATAGCAGAGCGTTTTCCGCCGGCGGCCGGTGACACAATCAGCCCATGAGCCAGCAGGCGTCCGTCCAGGCCCTCGCCGGGGACTTGCGCCGGCTGGGCGTGCGGGACGGCGAGGTCCTGATGGTGCACGCGTCGCTGCGCGCCGTCGGACCGGTGGACGGCGGCGCCGCCGGCGTGATCGCGGCGCTCGATGCCGCGGTCGGTACGGACGGGACGCTGCTGATGGTGCTCGGCGCCCGTGACGAGTGGTCGTGGGTGAACGACCACCCCGAGGATCTGCGGGAAGACTTCCTGGCCGACGCCGAGCCCTTCGACGCGCTGCTCACGCCCGCGCAGGAAGACGTGGGGGTGCTGGCCGAGGTGTTCCGGACGGCGCCGGGCACGATGGTCTCGGACCATCCGGAGGGCCGCTTCGGCGCCCGGGGACGCCTGGCCGGCGCCCTGACCGCCGAGGTGCCCTGGAACGACTACTACGGGCCCGGATCCCCGCTCGAGCGGCTGGTGGACGCCGGCGGGCGGGTGCTTCGCCTGGGTGCCGACGAGAACACCGTGACGCTCATGCACTACGCGGAGTACCTCGCGCACGTGCCGGAGAAGCGGCGCGTCCGGCGGCACCGCCGGATCGCCGGGCCCGCGGGCCCCGAGATTCGAGTGGTGGAGTGCCTCGACGACAGCCTGGGCATCGTGGACTGGCACGGCGAGGACTACTTCGCCCTGATCCTGCGCGAGTACCTCGCCAGCCACGACGTGCCGCACGGACGCGTCGGCGGCGCCGAGAGCACGCTGCTCGACGCGCGCGATCTGGTCACGTGCGCCGCGCGCTGGATGGCGACGCACCTCGCGCCGTGACAGGCGGGCGCGGGCCCGCCGCTACCGCGACACGCGCGACAGGCCGGCGGTGGCCCGATCCACCTGCTGCGCCAGCGCGGTGATGGCCTTCGACACCTTGGCGACGCCGTCGCGGGCTTCGTCCCACTGCCCTTCCTCGAGCCCCTCGCGAATCTGCGGCAGCGTCTTCACGCCGTAGCCGGTGTAGAACCCGGGCGCGTAGATCTGGTGGCGGAACCAATCGCGGCGCGGCAGGCCCTGGTCGTCGCCGAGCCGCCGTTCCGACGAGAAGATCAGCTGGTTCACCACCTTGAGGGCCTCTTCCTGCGTCTTCAGCGCCGCGGCGCTCGCGCCCGGCACCACCGCGTTGGCCTTCTCGAAGGCCGCGGCGGACCGCGACAGCGCGGCGACGGCGGCCGTGAGCGGCGCGAAGTCGATGACCGGCGCGTCCTTCTTGCCGGCGTGGAGCTTCTGCACCTCGGCCACGTAGCGCCCGAGGGTGTCGCTCATGTCCGAGAAGCGGAACGGCAGCACCGGGGCCTCGGCCAGGCGCAGGAGCGCCGTGCCCGCCACCTGCGACAGCGCGCGGCCGTACACGAAGTCGCCGTCGGAGAAGCGCGTGTACCAGGCGAACGAGTCGTAGACCGAGTGGTAGACGCCGCCGTCGGCCTCGCCGCCGAAGCTGAGGTTCAGCGAGGCGAGGGTCAGGTGCTGCAGGAAGGGCGTGAAGTCGGACCCCGATCCGAGCGGCGCGATGCGGATGTTCGGGTCCTTCTCCGCCTCGGCGCGGTCCGCCTCGGGCAGCCCGTCGATGGCCTTGCGTCGCGCCACCTCGAGCACCGGCTTGCCGGTCCGAGGATCGTTCACGTCGCGGGCCACCTCGCTGATGAACTGCTGCAGCGAATGCGACCCGCCCGCGCTCATCCAGCCCTTCCCGTTGCCGTCGCTGTTGATGTAGACGACGGCCTTCGTGTCGAGCTCGTCGCGATGGGTCTCCGCCCATTCGGTGGAGCCCAGCAGGCCCCACTCCTCGCCGTCCCACAGGGCCAGGATGATGGTGCGCTTGGGACGCCATCCCGTCTTGACGAGCTCACCGAGACCGCGCGCGGTCTCGAGCAGCGACACGGCGCCGCTCAGGGGGTCGTCGGCGCCGTTCACCCAGGCGTCGTGGTGGTTGCCGTAGATGACCCACTCATCCGGCAGCGTGGACCCGGGGATGCGGGCGATCACGTTGTAGAGCGGCCGGGACTTCCACTCGTGCTGGAGGCGCAGGTGCAGCGTGGCCGGACCGGGTCCCACGCGGTAGGTCACCGGCAGGCTCCCGCGCCAGGCCTCCGGCGCCACCGGGCCGCGCATGGCCCGCAGGACCGGCAGCGCGTCTCCCCAGGCGATGGGCATGACCGGGATCTTCAGGATGGTCCTGGCCTCGGAGACCGGCAGCTTCCGGCCCCCAGGCGTCGATCCCCATCCGGGCGTCAGCGGATCCCCGGTGTGGATCGGCATGTCCATCACGCTGCCGCGCTGCACGCCGAACTCTGGGCGGAACGGCCCGTCGGGGTAGACGTCACCCTTGAAGTAGCCGTCGTCCCTGGGATCGGAGTAGATCAGGCAGCCGATGGCGCCATGCTCGTAGGCGACCTTGGGCTTGATGCCGCGCCAGCTGCCGCCGTAGCGCGCAAGCACGATGCGGCCCTTCACGCTCACGCCGAGCTTCTCGAGCTCGTCGTAGTCGGCGGGTACGCCGTAGTTCACGTAGACGACCTCGCCAGTGACGTCGCCGTCGCCGGAGTAGGCGTTGAAAGTGGGCGTCTGGTCGGCGTCGGTCGAGTCCGGGTCCGACGGCACGGGCGGCTCCTGGATCAGCATCGCCCGGCCGACCGGCGCCACCATCTCCAGGCGCCGCTCCATCGGCCACGGCATGTAGGCCTCGGTCTCCTCGATGGCGGCGTCGAGCCCGAACGACTTGAACTGCTGCAGGGCGTAGTCCGCCACCTTGCGCGAACTCCGTCCCGCCACGTGCGGCTCCGCCGCCATGATGCGCATGTGCTCCCGCATCCTCGCCGGATCGGGCACGGCCCTGAAGCGCTCCTCGAGCGCCCGCTCGGCCGCGACGCTCTCCGACGGGAAGCCTCGGACGGCGGGCGCCTGGCCGGCGACGCGCGGCTGGAGCGCGGCGACGAACGCGGTCAGGACGAGGGCGGGCACCAGGGCATGACGCATGCCCGCGAGGTTATCCGAAGGCTCAGCGCTTGTCGATGAACGGCTCGCGGCGCTCGAACATCCGCAACCGCTCGTCGATCGTGGCCTTGAGCGGCCCGCTCGCGCGTGTCGCGGCGGAGCGTGCGGCGGCCACGGCGTCGTCGAATCGCCCGGCCGAGGCGTAGGCCACGGCGAGGACGTCGAGCACCCGGGCATCGGTTCCGCCCGTGAGCGCCACCGCCCGCGACGCCAGGGTCACGGCCTCGCCCGGCGCCCGCAGCCGCTCGTCGCCTGCCGTCGCGAGCACCCAGGCCGCCGAGGTCAGGGCGGGCGTCCAGTCCGGCCTGAGCGCCGCCGCGCGGCGGAAGTAGGTGGCCGCCGCCGCGACGCTCCCTCGCCGGATCGCCACCTGCGCGAGGTTGAAGTACGCCTCGCCGTAGTCGGGCTTCAGCTTCAGCGCCCGCAGCAGCGACTCCTCGGCGCGGACCAGGTCGCCGCGGCGCCACAAGGCCGCGCCGAGGTCGTTGTGGGTCTCGGGCATCGACGGCTCGGCCGCCACGGCCTGCTCGTAGCGGCGCAGCGCCTCGTCGGGGCGTCCGAGCGCGGTCAGTGTGTCGGCCAGGTTGTTCAGGGCCTTGGCATAGCCCGGGCGCAGGGCCAGCGCCCGTTCGTAGCTCGCGACGGCATCCTCGAAGAGCCCGGCGGCGGTCAGGGCCGTCCCGAGGTTGTAGTGGGCGGCGGCGTCGGGGCGCCGGGACGCCGTGGCCCGGAAGTGGGTGACCGCGTCGGCCGGCCGGCCGAGCGCGAGGGCGATGACACCGGCATCGTCGTGCAGTTCGGTGTCGTCAGGGCTCGACAGCAGCATCGTCTCGAGCCCGATGAGATCCTCCGCCGTCATCTTGGCCTGCACCTGCGCACGGAGCGTCTCGCGGTCGATGTCGCCGGCGGTTTCGAACTGGAACCACAGGTCGCCCATCTCGTCGAACGAGCGCTGGCCCCAGCGCACGCGCGCCGGCGGCACCTGCGGATTGCGCGGGTTGGCGGCGGAGTTGTCGTACACGAACCGCATCGACACCGTCGTGCCGCGCGGCAGGTGGACGGGCTCGGTGTAGCGGTAGACGTGCTGCCACCGGAAGTCCCAGGCGCCGATGTGGATGAGGGTGCGGCGCGAGCCGTCCGGGAACTCCGCCGCGCCGCTCACGTCGACGGCGCGGTAGTGCGCGTGCGGTTGGACGGCCAGCAGCGTCGCGTCCACGGGCAGCGTGTAGCGGTCCTCGACGACGTACGCCGCCTTTCCCGGCGGGATGTCGATGCCCTGGGAGCCCAGCCGCAGGATCGACGGCGTCTTCGTCGGCGGGCGGTCGCCGAAGTAGAACCCGATCGACGGCCGCACCGGCTCCGGCTTCCCGGTGGGCTGCAGGTGGAGCTGGACGACGAGATCGGTGCCCGGTTCGAGCCGCCACGCCAGGTCGGCGTCCACGAGCGGCGCGAGCTGTCCGGGCGTCCAGCCCAGGAAGTGGCCGTCCGGATACTCCGCGCTCCGCGCCATCAGCCCGTCGTAGCCGGGGGCGGGATCGGCCTCGTCCAGACGCCGCGACCCATCCGTGCGGTCGATGCGGAGGTTCGCGTGATGGACCACGCGCGCGTTGCCCGGCCGGAATTCGATGCCGCGGACGAACTTGGTGGACGGCACGTTCAGCGGCACGACGAAGATCCGGAAGACGTCGGTGGCTTCGGGCGGCACCACGTAGCCGTCCGGCAGCGGCACCACGAGGTCGGGCGGCCCCAGATACCACCCGTCGGTCCAGACCGGCGGCGCGGGCGCCGTGCCCGGGCCCTCGGCCGGCGCGGCCGCGAAGCGCTCGAACAGCGTCCGCTCTGCCGGCGACAACCGCGGCTGGGCCACGAACTCGTCCGGGGCGCCGTCGGCCTTCCACGGAGGCATGAACCCGCTCTTCGTGACCGCGGCCAGCTGCGCCGCCCGCCGCCGGGCGTCCTCGAAGGTGAGGAGCGAGAAGGGCGCCGGCCCACCGGGCCGGTGGCACTGTGCGCACTTGGCATGAAGGACCGGCGCCAGATCGGTGTTGAACGTCACTGCGCCGGTCTGGGCCAGCGCCGGCGTCGCCAGGCCGGTCAGGCCAGCCAGGACCGCGACGACGCGGCGTACGGCGGTCATGGCTGCGGGCGGACGATCGCGCATCCGATGGCCGGCGCCGAGGCCCGCGCGACGGGGCGGCCCGCGACGACGGCGGCGAGCGCGTCGGCGAGATCGTTGGTCGTCGGCACCGCGCGGTCGACGCCGAAGTCCACCCACCGGTCGTCGATCCGCCCGTGGTACTGCAGGCGTCCGTGACGATCGAACACGGCCGCCTCGGGGGTCACCGTGGCCGCGGCGCGGTCGGCCAGGACGGCCCGTCCGTCGAGCGCCACGGGCAGGCCGTAGAGGAACGACGATGCATGCGCCCGCGCCGCCTCGGGCCGCTCTCCGGCGTTCGGATAGACCAGCCAGAAGCGCACGCCCTGCGCCGCGTAGGCGTCGGCCAGGCGGCGAACGGCCGGCGCGTACCGATCGGAAATGGGACAGTCCACGGCGGTGAAAATCAGGACCGTCGCGCCGGCGCCGCCGTGGTCACGCAGCAGCTCCAGCGGGCGGCCGTCGAGATCCGTGACCGCGGGCTGGGCCTCCACGGGACGGCCCGCCGCGCAGAGTCCCAGCGCCAGGATCAGCGCCGCACGCCAGGATGAGCTGGCAGGCATCGCAGCAGCGAGTATAGCGTCTCGGTTTCGAGCGACCTCAGCCGCCCGGACGGGAGCGCCCCCGGCGCTGGCGGCGAGGACGCACGCCGCGCGCGCCTGTCAGGACAGGCGCCGCAGGATGAGGCACTTCAGGTACTTGCTCTCCGGCACGCCCAGCAGCACGGGGTGGTCCCGGGCCTGGGTCCGTTGCTCCACGACGGTCACGGCGCACCCCGCGTCCACCGCGGCGGCGTGCACCACGTCGGCGAAGGTGACCTCGCTCACGTGATGGGAGCACGAGCACGTCACGAGGACGCCGCCGGGATTCAGCAGGCGCAGGGCGCGCAGGTTGATGTCCTTGTAGCCGGCGAGCGCCTTCGGCACCGCGCCCTTGTTCTTGGCGAACGCGGGTGGGTCCAGCACGATCGTGTCGTACCTCACGCCGACCTTCTCCAGGCGCCGCAGCTCGTCGAACACGTTGACCTCACGGGCCTGGACGTGCGGCAGGCGGTTGCGCGAGGCGTTGGCCTGGATGCGCCCGACGGCGTCGGCGGACACGTCCAGCGCCTCGACGCTGGTGCAGGCCGAGGCGAGCGCGAGCGCGAAACCGCCGTGGTAGCTGAACGCGTCGAGCAGACGGCCGCGCGCGTACCCGGCCGCCGCGGCGTGGTTCTCGCGCTGGTCGAGGAAGGCGCCGGTCTTCTGCCCCTTCCGCGGGTCGACGTCGTATTCGATCCCGCCTTCGTGCACGGTGACCAGCTCGGGCACCTCGCCGGCCAGCACCGACACGCGCTGCTCCAGCCCCTCGAGCAGGCGGACGCGCGGATCGTTCCGCTCGACGACGCCCGTCGCCCCCGTGCGCTCGAGGAGGAGCCGGACGAGCGTCGGCAGGACCTGCTCCGCGCCCTGCGACAGCGTCTGCACGACGAGGACGTCGGCGTAGCGATCCACGACGATCGACGGCAGGAGGTCCGCCTCGCCGTGGACGAGCCGGCAGGCGGAGGCGTCGATCGACAGCGACTCGCGGAACGTGATGGCGGCATCGAGCCGCGCCTGCCAGAAGGCGTCGTCGATCGGCCGGTCGTCGACGGCGAGCATCCGGACGGCGATCTCGGATCGATCGGAGAAGAAGGCCCGGCCCAGCACCCGGCCACGGGCGCTGCGGACGGTGACGACGTCGCCGCCGCGCGCGGCGCCCGCGTCCACGTCGGAACGGTAGATCCAGGGGTGCCCGCGCCGCACTCGAGCCTCGCCGCGCGGGGAGATGGTGACGTCGGACATCGGCGTGGAACGCGTAGTGTAC encodes the following:
- a CDS encoding AAC(3) family N-acetyltransferase; the protein is MSQQASVQALAGDLRRLGVRDGEVLMVHASLRAVGPVDGGAAGVIAALDAAVGTDGTLLMVLGARDEWSWVNDHPEDLREDFLADAEPFDALLTPAQEDVGVLAEVFRTAPGTMVSDHPEGRFGARGRLAGALTAEVPWNDYYGPGSPLERLVDAGGRVLRLGADENTVTLMHYAEYLAHVPEKRRVRRHRRIAGPAGPEIRVVECLDDSLGIVDWHGEDYFALILREYLASHDVPHGRVGGAESTLLDARDLVTCAARWMATHLAP
- a CDS encoding transferrin receptor-like dimerization domain-containing protein, with the translated sequence MRHALVPALVLTAFVAALQPRVAGQAPAVRGFPSESVAAERALEERFRAVPDPARMREHMRIMAAEPHVAGRSSRKVADYALQQFKSFGLDAAIEETEAYMPWPMERRLEMVAPVGRAMLIQEPPVPSDPDSTDADQTPTFNAYSGDGDVTGEVVYVNYGVPADYDELEKLGVSVKGRIVLARYGGSWRGIKPKVAYEHGAIGCLIYSDPRDDGYFKGDVYPDGPFRPEFGVQRGSVMDMPIHTGDPLTPGWGSTPGGRKLPVSEARTILKIPVMPIAWGDALPVLRAMRGPVAPEAWRGSLPVTYRVGPGPATLHLRLQHEWKSRPLYNVIARIPGSTLPDEWVIYGNHHDAWVNGADDPLSGAVSLLETARGLGELVKTGWRPKRTIILALWDGEEWGLLGSTEWAETHRDELDTKAVVYINSDGNGKGWMSAGGSHSLQQFISEVARDVNDPRTGKPVLEVARRKAIDGLPEADRAEAEKDPNIRIAPLGSGSDFTPFLQHLTLASLNLSFGGEADGGVYHSVYDSFAWYTRFSDGDFVYGRALSQVAGTALLRLAEAPVLPFRFSDMSDTLGRYVAEVQKLHAGKKDAPVIDFAPLTAAVAALSRSAAAFEKANAVVPGASAAALKTQEEALKVVNQLIFSSERRLGDDQGLPRRDWFRHQIYAPGFYTGYGVKTLPQIREGLEEGQWDEARDGVAKVSKAITALAQQVDRATAGLSRVSR
- a CDS encoding tetratricopeptide repeat protein codes for the protein MTAVRRVVAVLAGLTGLATPALAQTGAVTFNTDLAPVLHAKCAQCHRPGGPAPFSLLTFEDARRRAAQLAAVTKSGFMPPWKADGAPDEFVAQPRLSPAERTLFERFAAAPAEGPGTAPAPPVWTDGWYLGPPDLVVPLPDGYVVPPEATDVFRIFVVPLNVPSTKFVRGIEFRPGNARVVHHANLRIDRTDGSRRLDEADPAPGYDGLMARSAEYPDGHFLGWTPGQLAPLVDADLAWRLEPGTDLVVQLHLQPTGKPEPVRPSIGFYFGDRPPTKTPSILRLGSQGIDIPPGKAAYVVEDRYTLPVDATLLAVQPHAHYRAVDVSGAAEFPDGSRRTLIHIGAWDFRWQHVYRYTEPVHLPRGTTVSMRFVYDNSAANPRNPQVPPARVRWGQRSFDEMGDLWFQFETAGDIDRETLRAQVQAKMTAEDLIGLETMLLSSPDDTELHDDAGVIALALGRPADAVTHFRATASRRPDAAAHYNLGTALTAAGLFEDAVASYERALALRPGYAKALNNLADTLTALGRPDEALRRYEQAVAAEPSMPETHNDLGAALWRRGDLVRAEESLLRALKLKPDYGEAYFNLAQVAIRRGSVAAAATYFRRAAALRPDWTPALTSAAWVLATAGDERLRAPGEAVTLASRAVALTGGTDARVLDVLAVAYASAGRFDDAVAAARSAATRASGPLKATIDERLRMFERREPFIDKR
- a CDS encoding class I SAM-dependent rRNA methyltransferase, whose translation is MSDVTISPRGEARVRRGHPWIYRSDVDAGAARGGDVVTVRSARGRVLGRAFFSDRSEIAVRMLAVDDRPIDDAFWQARLDAAITFRESLSIDASACRLVHGEADLLPSIVVDRYADVLVVQTLSQGAEQVLPTLVRLLLERTGATGVVERNDPRVRLLEGLEQRVSVLAGEVPELVTVHEGGIEYDVDPRKGQKTGAFLDQRENHAAAAGYARGRLLDAFSYHGGFALALASACTSVEALDVSADAVGRIQANASRNRLPHVQAREVNVFDELRRLEKVGVRYDTIVLDPPAFAKNKGAVPKALAGYKDINLRALRLLNPGGVLVTCSCSHHVSEVTFADVVHAAAVDAGCAVTVVEQRTQARDHPVLLGVPESKYLKCLILRRLS